From one Rhopalosiphum padi isolate XX-2018 chromosome 2, ASM2088224v1, whole genome shotgun sequence genomic stretch:
- the LOC132923177 gene encoding uncharacterized protein LOC132923177: protein MFTMFIWIVAVLPVILVSANTESRSYNSAPNTQTNYIITSKPFTVRDDANAGTIKWRRDTITGASLIGATDPAKMKYSIECTDNNECAGIELGGSDATFKPYTQDELNRILKRYGEADSDSESSDKILSYDDSGNQDKSKASWNLVDPQQNPKNPYDDRRGWVTLEPMAWSSSHIQKWEPNNRPTWPPPPQDHTQASYSPWASNRPIQRPSNNYHQPQQQQSEWTTERPWIRPTYDYSSKPSQASNYQKPSAPHNSQSFYGWNNAEQDIITDGKPGQFPADAYHKPWNGDYGQASYGGPRPTEAEGDGQWVLLSSTKGYSIPHRPNRSLQGRSVSIDAVNRPIETVSRSDEVTGRSADTVSRPISSKRTVRLMVLPPDKDSQNVTTSHNGMIEVDVSQKSVDQEQREFAARALKENENDVQVFSDRSAKSNDERRAMLAAVGAGMLPAATMAMFLPMMVDRKRRDLTTRPEVVFHHHVYPR from the coding sequence GATGATGCGAACGCGGGGACAATAAAATGGAGGCGAGACACAATAACTGGAGCTTCACTTATTGGAGCAACAGATCCGGctaaaatgaaatattcaatTGAATGTACGGATAACAATGAGTGTGCGGGGATTGAACTGGGAGGATCCGACGCCACATTCAAGCCGTACACCCAGGATGAGTTAAACCGAATACTTAAACGTTACGGTGAAGCAGACAGCGATTCTGAATCGtccgataaaatattatcatacgaCGATAGTGGCAATCAAGACAAATCCAAGGCATCGTGGAATTTAGTAGATCCACAACAGAACCCAAAAAATCCATATGACGATCGACGTGGTTGGGTCACATTGGAACCAATGGCTTGGTCGTCGTCGCACATACAGAAATGGGAACCAAACAACCGCCCAACGTGGCCACCTCCACCCCAAGACCACACACAAGCCAGCTATTCTCCGTGGGCCAGTAACAGGCCTATACAACGACCAAGCAATAATTATCATCAGCCCCAACAGCAGCAATCTGAATGGACCACTGAGCGCCCTTGGATTCGACCCACTTACGATTATTCGTCCAAGCCGTCACAGGCGTCTAACTATCAAAAACCGTCGGCACCACATAACTCGCAGAGCTTTTATGGATGGAACAACGCAGAGCAAGATATAATTACGGACGGTAAACCTGGACAATTTCCCGCTGACGCTTACCACAAACCATGGAATGGCGACTATGGACAGGCATCTTATGGTGGTCCGAGGCCCACAGAAGCAGAAGGAGATGGACAATGGGTGCTTTTATCCAGCACTAAAGGTTATTCGATCCCGCATCGACCTAACAGGAGCCTGCAAGGAAGGTCGGTATCTATTGACGCAGTCAACAGACCGATTGAAACTGTAAGTAGATCAGATGAAGTGACCGGTCGATCAGCAGATACAGTAAGTCGACCGATATCGTCCAAGAGGACTGTACGATTAATGGTGCTGCCACCGGATAAAGATTCGCAAAACGTGACTACATCACACAACGGCATGATCGAGGTGGACGTTTCACAGAAATCGGTGGATCAAGAGCAAAGGGAGTTCGCAGCTAGAGCACTtaaagaaaatgaaaatgaCGTGCAAGTGTTTTCCGACAGGTCAGCAAAGTCCAATGACGAGCGAAGAGCTATGTTAGCCGCAGTAGGCGCTGGGATGTTACCAGCTGCTACCATGGCAATGTTCCTACCGATGATGGTGGACAGAAAGCGCAGGGATCTTACGACCAGACCAGAAGTCGTGTTTCATCATCACGTATATCCTAGATAA